The bacterium genomic sequence ATCGACTCCAGGTCGAAGCACTCGGACATCGGGGCGCCGACCTGGAAGCGACGGATCAGCGCCTCGGCCTCCCGCACCTCGGATCCGCCCACCGGTTCAGGCAGCTGCAGGAGCGTCTGGGATACCCTTCCGGCCAGCGTCACCAACACCATGAGGACCGTATCGGCGGTGGTGCGGACCAGGTGCACCCCGCGGATGACCTCGTTGGCCATGCTGGGGCCGGTCACCACCGACGGGAAGTGGGTGATCTCGCTGAGCAGGGCGGACGTGGCCTTGAGCAGGCGGCCCAACTCCGTCTGGACCGATGCGAAGAATTCGGCCACTCGGGCGGAGGCAATAGGAGTCTCTGGTGGACGCATCAGGCTGTCCACGTAGTAGCGATAGGCCTGCGGGGTCGGGACCCGCCCGGCGGATGTATGAGGCTGGAAAGCGTACCCGGCAGCCTGGAGGGCTACCAGTTCGGTCCGGATCGTCGCGCTGGAAACGGCCAGGTTGCCCGCCTCGAGAATGGCGCGGGAACTGACCGCGCCACCCGT encodes the following:
- the hrcA gene encoding heat-inducible transcriptional repressor HrcA; protein product: MLDGRRARILRIMIEEHIRTGGAVSSRAILEAGNLAVSSATIRTELVALQAAGYAFQPHTSAGRVPTPQAYRYYVDSLMRPPETPIASARVAEFFASVQTELGRLLKATSALLSEITHFPSVVTGPSMANEVIRGVHLVRTTADTVLMVLVTLAGRVSQTLLQLPEPVGGSEVREAEALIRRFQVGAPMSECFDLESMSLANPTEGAAAILRQAAAAFESTAAPDHELYMGSAPHLTAAWGELSKVQGVLDVLEREASLLEVLGHLPAGTEVRIGSELGIDSASDISLVTTTYGEESSGPGGRLGVLGPMRMDYGRTIRVLEEIGVGLDESLGES